In bacterium, a single genomic region encodes these proteins:
- a CDS encoding type II toxin-antitoxin system HicA family toxin encodes MKVGDLIRLLEKDGRRLVRTRGSHRQYKHPNKPGAVTLAGKLNLDVPPGTLNSILKQAALKR; translated from the coding sequence GGTCGGGGACTTGATTCGACTCCTGGAGAAGGACGGGCGGCGCCTGGTTCGGACCCGGGGGAGCCATCGACAGTACAAGCATCCGAACAAGCCAGGGGCAGTGACCTTGGCTGGCAAGTTGAACCTGGATGTGCCGCCGGGTACTCTGAACTCAATACTCAAGCAAGCAGCCCTGAAGAGGTGA
- a CDS encoding type II toxin-antitoxin system HicB family antitoxin, with protein sequence MRYMVVVERGETSWGAHVPDLPGCIAVGKTRDEALRLIREAIEFHIEGLKQEGLPIPVPSSEGELVEVGAA encoded by the coding sequence ATGCGGTACATGGTAGTAGTCGAGCGAGGCGAGACGAGCTGGGGGGCGCATGTGCCAGATCTCCCGGGCTGCATTGCGGTTGGGAAGACCCGTGATGAAGCGCTTCGGCTCATCCGCGAAGCGATCGAGTTTCACATCGAGGGGCTAAAGCAGGAGGGACTGCCGATACCAGTGCCGAGCTCTGAGGGAGAGCTCGTTGAGGTGGGCGCCGCCTAA
- a CDS encoding VapC toxin family PIN domain ribonuclease: MKVALDTNVLVSAVATRGLCADILQAILAEHQLVVGETVLAELRRVLRQKLRVPPDTVDEMDAFLRRQAVMVEAVAGGANVLVTGDQDLLEAANKAPLPILTPRGFWERLRTNPHADE, encoded by the coding sequence GTGAAGGTCGCCCTTGACACCAACGTTCTGGTCAGTGCGGTCGCGACTCGGGGACTCTGCGCCGATATCCTCCAAGCTATTCTTGCCGAACACCAACTGGTCGTAGGCGAGACCGTCCTCGCTGAACTCCGCCGCGTCCTGCGCCAGAAGCTCCGGGTACCCCCCGACACCGTCGATGAAATGGATGCCTTCCTGCGTCGTCAAGCCGTCATGGTGGAAGCGGTCGCTGGCGGAGCCAACGTGCTCGTGACCGGCGATCAGGACTTGCTTGAGGCCGCCAACAAGGCTCCGCTGCCGATTCTGACACCGCGGGGATTCTGGGAACGGCTCCGGACCAACCCTCACGCCGATGAGTAG